The Hippoglossus stenolepis isolate QCI-W04-F060 chromosome 11, HSTE1.2, whole genome shotgun sequence genome includes a window with the following:
- the e2f5 gene encoding transcription factor E2F5 isoform X1 → MEFEAPGTVRSTPSRHEKSLGLLTMKFVCLLQEAKDGVLDLKVAADSLAVKQKRRIYDITNVLEGVGLIEKKNKNIIQWRGENTGSQTQEMLEQVKGLKAQISELEAQEKELDKQKAWLEENIKRLNHVPITSTYKFVTHEDVCSAFSGDTLLAVVAPAGTQLEVPLPEMGQSGQKRYQVNLRSHSAPIQVMLINKDSDSTIPVVFSVPPTDDICSMLTPPSTPASLQRFSLSSSMYSSSNTTSSFCSQDSLCSDHQMVLPEHELLTMSSTPPDVQMECQPVAVLEQKRMDLVGSEFQSVLDVNSLLVLSAAGDNMKDDRETAVDLIDELMSADGMDYSFNLDDSEGVCDLFDMQILNY, encoded by the exons atggagTTCGAGGCGCCGGGGACGGTTCGCTCCACGCCGAGTCGACACGAGAAAAGTTTGGGGCTCCTCACGAtgaagtttgtgtgtctgctacAGGAAGCGAAGGATGGCGTCCTGGACCTGAAAGTG GCTGCAGACAGTTTGGCAGtgaagcagaagaggaggatatACGACATCACAAATGTCCTGGAAGGTGTGGGGCTgattgagaagaaaaacaagaacattatCCAGTGGAg GGGTGAGAACACAGGGAGCCAAACTCAAGAGATGCTGGAGCAGGTGAAGGGTTTGAAGGCACAGATCTCTGAGCTCGAGGCCCAAGAGAAGGAGCTGGACAAGCAGAAGGCCTGGCTGGAGGAAAACATCAAACGCCTGAACCACGTTCCCATCACCAGCAC TTACAAATTTGTGACACATGAAGACGTCTGCAGTGCCTTCAGCGGCGACACTCTTCTTGCTGTTGTGGCTCCTGCTGGGACGCAGCTGGAGGTTCCATTACCCGAAATG GGCCAGAGCGGTCAGAAGAGGTACCAGGTGAATCTACGCAGCCACTCGGCTCCCATCCAGGTCATGTTGATCAACAAAGATTCAGACTCCACGATACCCGTGGTGTTCTCGGTGCCGCCGACCGACGACATCTGTTCGATGCTGACCCCCCCCAGCACCCCCGCCAGCCTGCAGAggttctccctctcctcttccatgTACTCCAGCTCCAACACCACTTCCTCCTTCTGCAGCCAGGACTCCCTCTGCTCAGACCACCAGATGGTGCTGCCAGAACATGAACTGCTGACGATGTCGTCCACCCCTCCTGATGTGCAGATGG AGTGTCAGCCTGTGGCAGTGTTGGAGCAGAAGCGGATGGACCTGGTGGGCTCGGAGTTCCAGTCTGTGCTGGATGTGAACAGCCTGCTGGTGCTCAGCGCTGCTGGAGACAACATGAAGGACGACAGAGAGA CTGCTGTTGATCTGATTGATGAGCTCATGTCTGCTGATG GAATGGACTACAGCTTCAATCTGGACGACAGCGAGGGAGTGTGTGACCTGTTCGACATGCAGATCCTAAATTACTGA
- the e2f5 gene encoding transcription factor E2F5 isoform X2 → MEFEAPGTVRSTPSRHEKSLGLLTMKFVCLLQEAKDGVLDLKVAADSLAVKQKRRIYDITNVLEGVGLIEKKNKNIIQWRGENTGSQTQEMLEQVKGLKAQISELEAQEKELDKQKAWLEENIKRLNHVPITSTYKFVTHEDVCSAFSGDTLLAVVAPAGTQLEVPLPEMGQSGQKRYQVNLRSHSAPIQVMLINKDSDSTIPVVFSVPPTDDICSMLTPPSTPASLQRFSLSSSMYSSSNTTSSFCSQDSLCSDHQMVLPEHELLTMSSTPPDVQMAAVDLIDELMSADGMDYSFNLDDSEGVCDLFDMQILNY, encoded by the exons atggagTTCGAGGCGCCGGGGACGGTTCGCTCCACGCCGAGTCGACACGAGAAAAGTTTGGGGCTCCTCACGAtgaagtttgtgtgtctgctacAGGAAGCGAAGGATGGCGTCCTGGACCTGAAAGTG GCTGCAGACAGTTTGGCAGtgaagcagaagaggaggatatACGACATCACAAATGTCCTGGAAGGTGTGGGGCTgattgagaagaaaaacaagaacattatCCAGTGGAg GGGTGAGAACACAGGGAGCCAAACTCAAGAGATGCTGGAGCAGGTGAAGGGTTTGAAGGCACAGATCTCTGAGCTCGAGGCCCAAGAGAAGGAGCTGGACAAGCAGAAGGCCTGGCTGGAGGAAAACATCAAACGCCTGAACCACGTTCCCATCACCAGCAC TTACAAATTTGTGACACATGAAGACGTCTGCAGTGCCTTCAGCGGCGACACTCTTCTTGCTGTTGTGGCTCCTGCTGGGACGCAGCTGGAGGTTCCATTACCCGAAATG GGCCAGAGCGGTCAGAAGAGGTACCAGGTGAATCTACGCAGCCACTCGGCTCCCATCCAGGTCATGTTGATCAACAAAGATTCAGACTCCACGATACCCGTGGTGTTCTCGGTGCCGCCGACCGACGACATCTGTTCGATGCTGACCCCCCCCAGCACCCCCGCCAGCCTGCAGAggttctccctctcctcttccatgTACTCCAGCTCCAACACCACTTCCTCCTTCTGCAGCCAGGACTCCCTCTGCTCAGACCACCAGATGGTGCTGCCAGAACATGAACTGCTGACGATGTCGTCCACCCCTCCTGATGTGCAGATGG CTGCTGTTGATCTGATTGATGAGCTCATGTCTGCTGATG GAATGGACTACAGCTTCAATCTGGACGACAGCGAGGGAGTGTGTGACCTGTTCGACATGCAGATCCTAAATTACTGA